Genomic window (Vibrio pomeroyi):
GAGCGATTTCTTTACCGTTGATGTAGAACGCGTCTGTGTTCTCGATAGAGTCAACAAGAACTGGCTTAACACCTTTAGTAAGAACTAGCTGTGCAGCTGTCTTTTCGTTAGTTGTTAGAGCAAGGATGTTTGCAGTTGGGAAGTACTTACGTACTGAACGTGCAGACTTACCGCCTTCAGTTGCAACAACGATTAGAGGAGCAGCTAGCTTCTCTGCTGTGTCTACAGCGCCTTTACATACTGCTTCAGTGATGCGTAGACGTGGGCTGTCTAGACGAGAACCTAGTTCAGCTTTAAGAGCAGAATCAGTGCGGTTCGCGATTTGAGCCATGATAGTAACAGCTTCAACTGGGTACTTACCTTTAGCAGTTTCGCCAGAAAGCATTACTGCATCAGTACCATCCATGATTGCGTTCGCAACGTCACCCGCTTCTGCACGAGTTGGACGTGGGTTGCTGATCATAGAGTCAAGCATTTGAGTTGCTGTGATAACCATCTTACGTGCACGGTTACACTTCTCGATCATCATCTTCTGAGCGAAGATTACTTCTTCAGCTGGGATTTCAACACCTAGGTCACCACGAGCAACCATGATGCCGTCAGAAGCTTCAAGGATTGAATCGAAGTTATCTACACCTTCTTGGTTTTCAATCTTAGAAATGATGTGGATGTTCTCGCCGCCGTTAGCGTTTAGAAGCTCACGGATTTCTTTAACGTCTTCTTCTTTACGGATGAAAGAAGCAGCAACGAAATCTACGCCTTGCTCACAACCAAACTTAAGGTCAGCTTTGTCTTTCTCAGAAAGAGCAGGAAGTTGAACAGAAACGCCAGGAAGGTTAACACCTTTGTTTTCGCCTAGAGCACCGTTGTTAAGAACTTTACACTTAACTTCAGTTTCTGTTGTTGCGATAACTTCCATTTCGATTAGGCCGTCATCAACAAGGATAGTGTTACCTGCAGTTAGGTCTTTAGCGAAACCTAGGTAAGTTACTGCTACTACGTCTTTGTTACCAACAACTGTTGCGTCAGTTGTGAAAGTGAACTCTTGACCAGCTACTAGATCTACGTCGTTACCATCTTCAAGTTTGATAGTACGGATTTCTGGACCTTTAGTATCTAGAAGGATAGCAAGTTGCTCACCTTTGTTTTCCATTACTTTACGGAAGTTCGCGATACGAGTGCCGTGCTCTGCGAAATCACCGTGAGAGAAGTTAAGACGCATAACGTTCATGCCAGCATCTACTAGTTCAGTTAGCTTCTCTACAGATTCAGTTTTAGGGCCAATCGTACATACGATTTTGGTCTTTTTCATGGAAGGTACTCTCCGGTAAGTATTGTTACAATTTGAAATTTATTTAAGTTCTGAAGATTGGTCCGCTACATCAACATTTTGTGCCTGTTGTGTAAAAGCGCGGGACTTCCAATATGTCCTTCAGAGTTGTAAGTCTTTCATCAATTTTAGTCATTTTATGACCAAAAGATTTTGATTCAATATCGGTTTTCTGTGACTTACCCCACTATATAGGCGGTAAGTTGCAAAAAAATAACAGTCAGTTTTGTAATTTTTTTTCTTTTCGGGTGCGGATTCTACCACCTAATGACTTCAATATCACTGCTTAACAATTGTCTTAGGACAAGGTTTTATCGCTATTTATTAATTTTTTGGATCAAAATAAATGGACTAAATAGTTTCGTTGTAACTATAATATGTTTCATATCGAAACTTAAAGGTCTTTTCTAAATGTCGAAACGAAACACTCAGCTCAGAAGACATGCAATTTCTAACCTAGTGAACGAAAAAGGGGAGGTTAGTGTTGATGAATTATCCGCTAAGTTCGAAACCTCAGAGGTCACTATTAGAAAGGACTTGGCGTCTTTAGAGAAAAACGGTCAGCTTTTACGCCGTTATGGTGGTGCGATTTCGTTACCGAAAGAGGTTGTGAACGAAGAACTGGGTCAACAAGTTTCGACTCGAAAGCTTTCTTTGGCAAAAGCGGCTGCAGATTTAATTCGTGACCATAACCGTATTGTGATCGACAGCGGTAGCACGACAGGTGCCCTAATTCAGCAGCTAAACAGCAAGCGTGGTTTGGTGGTTATGACCAACTCATTGCATGTGGCGAATGCCCTTAATGAGCTTGAAAGTGAACCGACGCTACTCATGACCGGCGGTACTTGGGATACCCATTCGGATTCTTTCCAAGGCAAAGTTGCAGAGTCAGTTTTGCGTGCTTACGATTTTGACCAACTGTTTATCGGGGCTGATGGTATCGACCTCGACAGAGGCACAACCACATTCAATGAGTTGGTTGGCCTGAGTAAAGTTATGGCTGAAGTATCACGAGAAGTGATCGTGATGGTTGAGTCTGAAAAAGTGGGACGAAAGATCCCCAATTTAGAGCTGGCTTGGAACCACATCGATATTTTGATTACCGATACAGACTTGAGCAAAGAATCTCAAGCAAGTATCGAATCACATGACGTTCGAGTGATCTTAACGGATCCAGCTTAAAACTAATTTTAAATATTATGCATTAAACTTCCTATAATTGATCTTATTAAAGATATGGCCTTTGCTTGCTGCCAGTAGGAATAAACAAAATTGATGGAGTAAAACTATGTGTGGAATTGTTGGTGCAGTAGCACAACGTGATGTAGCCGAAATCTTAGTAGAAGGCCTTCGCCGCCTAGAATACCGTGGCTACGACTCTGCAGGTGTCGCTGTGGTGGATAGCGAATCTAACCTAACTCGTGTTCGCCGCTTAGGTAAAGTACAAGAGCTAGCAGACGCGGTAGAAGAGCAACAAGTGATTGGCGGTACAGGTATCGCTCATACTCGTTGGGCAACACATGGTGAGCCGTCTGAAGCAAACGCACACCCACACATGTCTGGTGATATCGCAGTTGTACACAACGGCATTATCGAAAACCACGAAGCACTGCGTGCTCTGCTGCAAGAGCGTGGTTACGTATTTACTTCACAAACGGATACAGAAGTTATCGCTCACTTAGTTGAGTGGGAACTTCGTACTTCTGATTCATTGGTTGAAGCTCTGCAAAAAACAGCGAAACAGTTAGACGGTGCGTACGGCACGGTTGTGGTTGATCGCAAAGATCCTAGCCGCATTGTTGTTGCTCGTTCTGGTAGCCCTATCGTTATCGGTTTTGGTGTGGGTGAGAACTTCCTAGCATCAGATCAACTTGCATTACTAAGTGTAACTCGTCGCTTCATGTATCTAGAAGAAGGTGACGTTGCTGAGGTTACTCGTCGTGATGTAACGGTATTTGACGTTGCAGGTGAGCGTGTAGAGCGTGAAATCGTTGAATCAAACGCAGAACACGATGCAGGTGACAAAGGTAAATACCGTCACTTCATGCAAAAAGAGATCTTTGAACAGCCAACTGCACTGATCAACACAATGGAAGGTCGTATCTCTGAAACTTCGGTTATCACTAACGCAATCGGTGTTAAAGCGGAAGAGATCTTAAGCAAGGTTGAACACGTGCAGATCATCGCATGTGGTACGTCTTATAACTCAGGTATGGCTGCTCGTTACTGGTTTGAATCTCTAGCGGGCGTAAGCTGTGATGTAGAGATCGCTTCTGAGTTCCGTTACCGTGACTTCGTTGTTCGCCCGAACAGCCTACTCGTCACTCTGTCTCAGTCTGGTGAAACGGCTGATACGCTTGCTGCACTTCGTCTTGCAAAAGAGAAAGGCTACATGTCAGCAATGACTATCTGTAACGTTGCGGGTTCTTCGCTGGTTCGTGAATCTGACTTTGCTTTCATGACTCGCGCAGGAACAGAGATCGGTGTCGCTTCTACTAAGGCTTTCACAACTCAACTAGCAGCAATGCTGATGATGGTTACTTCAATTGGTCGTCTACAAGGTCGTATCAATGAAGAGAAAGAAGCTGAAATCGTTAAGGCGCTGCATGAGCTACCAACGGCTATCGAGCAAGCTCTAGCATTCGATAAAGAGATCGAAGCGCTAGCACCTGACTTTGCTGATAAGCACCACACATTGTTCCTAGGTCGTGGCGAGTTCTACCCAATCGCAATGGAAGCGTCTCTGAAGCTGAAAGAGATCTCTTACATTCACGCAGAAGCATACGCAGCGGGTGAGCTTAAGCACGGTCCTCTAGCGCTTATCGATGCAGATATGCCAGTAGTGGTAATTGCACCAAGCAATGACCTACTAGAGAAGCTAAAATCAAACGTTGAAGAAGTACGTGCTCGTGGCGGTCTACTTTACGTATTCGCTGACCAAGACGCTGGCTTTGAAAGCGATGAGAACATGAAGATCATCAAGATGCCTCACGTAAGTGAAGTAACAGCACCTATCTACTACACAGTACCGATGCAACTGCTGTCTTACCATGTAGCGCTAATCAAAGGTACCGATGTTGACCAACCTCGTAACTTAGCGAAAGCGGTAACGGTTGAGTAATCGACAGCTTATCTAAGCAATAGATAATAAGAAGCCCATCCAGTGATGGGCTTTTTTGTACCTGTTACTTTTTTCATGCTACATGGTACTTTAATATCTCGGTGTCGTTACCTTGATTAAGCGTTAAGAGCTTGCTCTAGGTCAGCCAAGATATCTTCGATGTGCTCAATGCCTACTGATAGGCGAATCATCTCTGGTGATACACCTGCTTGTTTTTGTTCCGCTTCGCTTAATTGACGGTGCGTTGTAGAAGCAGGGTGACAAGCAAGAGACTTGGCGTCGCCAATGTTCACTAGGCGCTTGAAGATTTGTAGCGCGTCGTAGAAGCGAACACCTGCTTCATAACCATCCTTTAAACCAAAAGATAAAATAGCCGATGGCTTACCTTGCATGTATTTTTCAGCAAGCGGGTAGAATTCTGAGCTAGGCAAGCCTGCGTAGCTTACCCAACTGACTTTCTCATGTTGGCTGAGGTATTCTGCCACTTTCAATGCGTTCTCTGTGTGTCGCTCCATGCGTAGCGAAAGCGTCTCCAAACCTTGCATCAGCATGAAGGCATTCATTGGCGACAGTGCTGCACCTGTATTGCGTAGTGGAACCGTTCTAGCTCGACCGATAAACGCAGCCTCGCCAAAGGCTTCGGTATAAACCACACCATGATAAGAAGGCTCTGGTTGATTAAACACAGGGAAGCGATCTTTGTGTTCTGCCCATGGGAATTTACCTGAGTCGACAATCACGCCACCTAACGTTGTTCCATGACCACCCACGTACTTGGTGAGTGAGTGAACCACGATGTCAGCGCCAAACTCAATTGGTTTACACAGTACCGGTGTCGCGACTGTGTTATCGACAATTACAGGTACACCTTTTGCGTGAGCAAGTTCTGCGACACGCTCTAAGTCGATAATATTACCTGCTGGGTTACCAATACTTTCACAGTAAACCGCCTTGGTTTTTTCATCGATCAGCGCTGCTAAGCTTTCTGGTTTGTCGTCTTTAGCAAAGCGTACTTCAATCCCTTGGTTTGGCAGCATGTGAGCAAATAGGGTGTACGTGCCGCCGTAAAGTTGAGGTGTCGAGACGATGTTGTCACCGATCTGTGCCAAGGTTTGAATCGCGTAGTTAATCGCGGCACTGCC
Coding sequences:
- the pykF gene encoding pyruvate kinase PykF codes for the protein MKKTKIVCTIGPKTESVEKLTELVDAGMNVMRLNFSHGDFAEHGTRIANFRKVMENKGEQLAILLDTKGPEIRTIKLEDGNDVDLVAGQEFTFTTDATVVGNKDVVAVTYLGFAKDLTAGNTILVDDGLIEMEVIATTETEVKCKVLNNGALGENKGVNLPGVSVQLPALSEKDKADLKFGCEQGVDFVAASFIRKEEDVKEIRELLNANGGENIHIISKIENQEGVDNFDSILEASDGIMVARGDLGVEIPAEEVIFAQKMMIEKCNRARKMVITATQMLDSMISNPRPTRAEAGDVANAIMDGTDAVMLSGETAKGKYPVEAVTIMAQIANRTDSALKAELGSRLDSPRLRITEAVCKGAVDTAEKLAAPLIVVATEGGKSARSVRKYFPTANILALTTNEKTAAQLVLTKGVKPVLVDSIENTDAFYINGKEIALQSGLGNKGDIVVMVSGALVASGTTNTASVHVL
- a CDS encoding DeoR family transcriptional regulator, which produces MSKRNTQLRRHAISNLVNEKGEVSVDELSAKFETSEVTIRKDLASLEKNGQLLRRYGGAISLPKEVVNEELGQQVSTRKLSLAKAAADLIRDHNRIVIDSGSTTGALIQQLNSKRGLVVMTNSLHVANALNELESEPTLLMTGGTWDTHSDSFQGKVAESVLRAYDFDQLFIGADGIDLDRGTTTFNELVGLSKVMAEVSREVIVMVESEKVGRKIPNLELAWNHIDILITDTDLSKESQASIESHDVRVILTDPA
- the glmS gene encoding glutamine--fructose-6-phosphate transaminase (isomerizing) → MCGIVGAVAQRDVAEILVEGLRRLEYRGYDSAGVAVVDSESNLTRVRRLGKVQELADAVEEQQVIGGTGIAHTRWATHGEPSEANAHPHMSGDIAVVHNGIIENHEALRALLQERGYVFTSQTDTEVIAHLVEWELRTSDSLVEALQKTAKQLDGAYGTVVVDRKDPSRIVVARSGSPIVIGFGVGENFLASDQLALLSVTRRFMYLEEGDVAEVTRRDVTVFDVAGERVEREIVESNAEHDAGDKGKYRHFMQKEIFEQPTALINTMEGRISETSVITNAIGVKAEEILSKVEHVQIIACGTSYNSGMAARYWFESLAGVSCDVEIASEFRYRDFVVRPNSLLVTLSQSGETADTLAALRLAKEKGYMSAMTICNVAGSSLVRESDFAFMTRAGTEIGVASTKAFTTQLAAMLMMVTSIGRLQGRINEEKEAEIVKALHELPTAIEQALAFDKEIEALAPDFADKHHTLFLGRGEFYPIAMEASLKLKEISYIHAEAYAAGELKHGPLALIDADMPVVVIAPSNDLLEKLKSNVEEVRARGGLLYVFADQDAGFESDENMKIIKMPHVSEVTAPIYYTVPMQLLSYHVALIKGTDVDQPRNLAKAVTVE
- a CDS encoding O-acetylhomoserine aminocarboxypropyltransferase/cysteine synthase, coding for MKDETLSIHFGYETDPTTKSVATPIYQTVAYEFDDAQHGADLFNLAVPGNIYTRIMNPTNDVLEKRMAALEGGIAGLVVSAGSAAINYAIQTLAQIGDNIVSTPQLYGGTYTLFAHMLPNQGIEVRFAKDDKPESLAALIDEKTKAVYCESIGNPAGNIIDLERVAELAHAKGVPVIVDNTVATPVLCKPIEFGADIVVHSLTKYVGGHGTTLGGVIVDSGKFPWAEHKDRFPVFNQPEPSYHGVVYTEAFGEAAFIGRARTVPLRNTGAALSPMNAFMLMQGLETLSLRMERHTENALKVAEYLSQHEKVSWVSYAGLPSSEFYPLAEKYMQGKPSAILSFGLKDGYEAGVRFYDALQIFKRLVNIGDAKSLACHPASTTHRQLSEAEQKQAGVSPEMIRLSVGIEHIEDILADLEQALNA